In Thermoplasmata archaeon, the genomic window GAGGTACAGCGGGTCGACCGGGATCCCCCGCACGGGGCCCTCGACGCGCCCGAACGTCCCGGCGACGACCTTGACGCGATCTCCCGCGTCGGTCGCGACCTCGGGGATCTCCTCGGCCCGGAGGCCCCGGTAGGCGGGCACGCTCATCTTCTCGCGCGCGGGTAGGTTCACCCAGAGCTGGAAGCCGGACATCGGTCCGTCGGTCCGCTGCGGCATCTCCTGGTGGATGATGCCGCTGCCGGAGTTCATCCACTGGACGTCGCCCGAGGCGATGACGCCGGAGTTGCCGAGGGTGTCGCCGTGCTCGACGAGGCCGTCGAGCACGTAGGTCACGGTCTCGATGCCGCGGTGCGGGTGCCAGGGGAATCCCGCCAGGTAGTCGGCCGGGTTCGACGAGCCGAAGCGGTCGAGGAGGAGGAACGGGTCGAACAGCGGGACCTCCGGATTCGAGAACGAGCGGCGGAGCCGCACGCCGGCGCCCTCGATCGTCGGCTGTCCCGGAAGGCGGTGCGTGATGGAGCGGGTCGGTTCCGGCATCAGTTGCCTCGCTTCACTCAATTACTTTGGGTTACTTAAGCAGGACGGGGCCGCGGGGTAACTCGCGAGGGCTGCCCCCATTCCGACGAGCCACCGAGAGGACGAGCCCTAATGGGGTCGACCGCGTTCGGCCACCGATGGCGGCGCTGGGCACGTGTCCGTACTGCGGACGGCCGTATCCGGCCGGAGCGACCTTCTGCCCGTCGTGCGGTGCCGCGGTCGGCGCCGGCGCCATGGGAACGGCGGCCCCCGCGGGGCCGCCCGTCGCGGGCGCCTACGCGCCGATGTACCCGCCGACGTACGCGGGCGCCCCCGCAACGCCCCCGACGCTCGGGCCGAGCGACCAGGAGCCGCTGGAGAAGGTCGCCCTGGGCGCGATCTTGGCGATCGTCGCGGCCGGGCTCAGCATCGCGGTCCTCCTCCTCGGCGGCCTTCGGTCCGTGAGCGCCTCGGGCTCCGGTGCCTCGATCTACGGGGGGAGCCGCGGCTGGATCGAGGTCGGCGTCGAGCTGCTCGCCGTCGCTCTCGTGATCACCTATACGCTCCTCTACCGCTCCGCGTTCGTGCGGCTCGCCCTCCGGGACCGGCGCTTCTCCACGCCGGCGAAGCTGACGCTGCTGCTGTTGTTCGGGATCGTGCTGCTGTTCGGCTCGTTCGCCTGGCTCCTCTACCTCCTGGTCCAGACGCTCAACTGCGCGGGAGGGCTCGCCCCGGGCGCCATCCCCGCGAGCTGCGTCCCCGGCTCGCTCCTGCTCGCGCTCGGGCTGCTGCTGATCTTCGCGATCATCGTCATCGTGGGCTTCGTGGGACTTTTGGTCGGGATCTGGCGGCTCGGCACCCGCTACCAGGACGACCGGTTCAAGGTCGGCGCCGTCCTCTTGATCTTCCCGTTCATCAACGTCGTGGGCGCCGTGCTCGTCCTCGTGGCGGCGCGGCGCAGCCAGGAGCGCCTGCGCTCCGCACCCGCAGGGTTCCCGCCGGGGTAGACCGCCCCCGCTAGGGGCGGTCGTCCGGGCGGCCGCGCGAGCGGTCGGCGAAGGCGAGGTTCGCCGAGTCGTCCGCCGGGGGAAGGAAGGCGGCGTCGCTCAGGAGGCGGACCGCGGCCTCCCCCCGGCCGCTGAGCCGGTAGTGCTCCGCCTCGTGCCGCACGAGACCGGCCTCCACGAGCCGCCGCAGGTGGAAGGACATCTTCGGCGAGTCGTCGAGGCCGGCCGCGGCCATGGCGTCCCCGAACGACGCCGGCCCGTCCGCGAGCCGTTGCAGCACCCGGCGCCGGATCGGGTTCGCGACGGCGTCGAGGGTCACGTGCGTCGCGTCACCGGCGACCGCCCCGCCGACGGCCGCGGCGGCCGCCGGCAACAGCCGTCGCGCGTCGAAGCCGACGCGCAGCGGTCCGTGCCCCGCCAGGGTGTCGCGGAGACGGTCGAGGATGCCCACGATCTCCTCGAGCCGGTGCCCGGCAAGGAGCTGCTCGGCGCCGGCGAGGACGACCGCCGCGTTCGGGTGTTCCAGCGCGAACGCCTCGGTCTCGCCGACGAGCCGGAACGGCTCGCTCGCCTCGAGGGGCCGCACGGTGATGTGCGGGCCGGGCCGGGGCGCGGGCTCGCCGAAGAAGAGCACGTCGTGACGGCCGGACTCGGCCAGCGCGAGGGCCTCGCGGACCGGGTCCCGGCGTGCCTCGGGCGGCGCCTCGAACTCGTGCTCCGCCGCCGCGAGCCGCAGGGTCTCGCGGATCTGCTCGAGGCGAAACGGCTTGCGAACGTAGTCGAACGCCCCGTGCTTCATCGCGTCGAGCGCGGTGTCGACGCTCGCGAAGCCGGTCACCACGACGACGAGGGTCCGCGGCCAGCGCTGCCGGACCTCCCGGAGCAGCTCGAGACCGCCCTGGCGCGGCATCTTGAGATCGGTCAGGACCACGTCGGCCTCCTCGTGCTCGAGCGCCTGAAGCGCCTTCGCGACGGAGGGGACCGCGACCGCGCTGTGCCCGTCGTCGCGCAGGAGCTCGGCCAGCTCGTCGCGGAAGACCGCGTCGTCGTCCACGACGAGCAGCCGCACGCCGGTCGTACCGGTCGGCGCGGATTAGCGTTTGCGACGCCGCGGCACCCTGCGACGGGCCGGGCGGCCGCCGCGGTTCCCCCAAGGGGTCGAGGGGTGGGTCAGGCCGCCGCGGCCGCGCCCCGCCGCAGCGGCAGCGACACGAGGAATCCCGCGCCCTCGCCGGGCACGTTGCGCGCGGTGATCGAGCCGTGGTGCGCGTTCACGATCCCGTGGCAGATCGCGAGTCCGAGCCCGGTGCCCTCCCCTTCGGGCTTGGTCGTGTAGAACGGCTCGAAGAGATGCGGCATCGCCTCGGCGGAGATCCCCGGCCCGGTGTCGACGACGTCGAGCTCCGCGCGCCCACCGTGGGCGCGCAGGTAGATCCGAATGGTGCCCCGCCCACCCATCGCGTCGCTCGCGTTGTTGAATAGGTTCGTGACGACCTGGAGGAGCTGGCCGCGGTCCCCCGCGACCTCCACCGGCGTCGGCGGTAGCTCGAGCTCGAGCGCCACGTCGGCCGGCTGCTTGCCGCGCAGGAAGTCGACCGCATCTCGGACCACGCTGCCGAGGTCCAGATCGGCGACCTTCGGTTCGTCCCGCCGCGCGAAGTCGAGGAGGCCGCGCACGATCCGGGCGGCGGCCTCGATCTGCTCGGTCATCGCGTCGAGGCGCTGGCGGGTCGCCAGCTCCGGGCTCCGTCGTCGCAGGCTCTCGGCGATGAGCATCACGTTCGCGAGCGGGGTGTTGATCTCGTGCGCCACTCCGGCGGCAAGCTGGCCGACCGACGCGAGCTTGTCGGCGTGGGCGGACCGCAGCTCCCAGGCCCGCTGCTCCGAGAGGTCGACCGCGACGCCGAGGTAGTGGGTGACCTCGCCCGAGGGCGCCCGGATCGCGGTGATGCTGAGGAGCACGGGCCGCTCCCGTCCCCAGCGGTCCCGGTTCAGGATCTCGCCGGCCCAGTAGCCGCGCGCCGGGTCGGTCAGGTCGCGCCACATGCGCTCGTAGACCTCCGTCGGGGTGTGGCGGCTGCGGACCAGGTTCGGCTTGCGGCCGAGGCACTCTGCCCGCGCGTAACCGTAGACCCGCTCGAAGGCCGGGTTGACGTCGATCATCACCCCGGACGGGTCGGTGAGCTGCATCGGGTTGGTCGAGGTGCGGAACGCCTCGTAGAACAGCGTGGCGCGCAGGTGCTCCTCGACGCGATCGGTCACGTCGCGGATCATGAGGAGGGCCCGCGCCGGTCCGCCGTCGTCGGACGGCAGCGGCCGCACGTCGACGTCGAGGTAGACGCCCCCCGGAAGGTGCCGATAGCGCGCGCGGACCGAGCGGAAGGTCGCGGAGGCGTTGCCGGCGAGCGCCGCGTCCACCGCGGAGCCGATCGGCCTCGACCAGGTGCCCTCTTCCTCGAGCAGGCGGTGGAAGTCAAGACCGACCGTCTCCGGCCGTCGGCCCGTCACCTCGAAGTACGCCGGATTCGCCCAGCCGATCGTCCCCGGCGCGACGATCACGGCGATCCCCACGGGGACCCGCGTGAGCAGCTGCTCGAGCTCCCCGGGTCCGATCGGCGCGCGCGTATCCGGTGAGCCCATCGTCGGTCTCGCGGCCTTCACCCGGCTACGCCTCATGTCGCTGTCGCCGTCGGGGCCGCGCACCGGGGACCCCCCTCGGCGACGAAGCCCGCCGACGAGGCGCTCCGGTCCCCCGGGGCGGCTCACGGCAGGGACCGGGTCCACGCGGGCGGGGGCCCGCGGTGGGCGGTGTCGGTCGCGGGCGGACGCGATACGTCGAGCGTCACCCGCCCCTCGGTGCCGTTCCAGACGAAGTCGCTCGGGAAGCCCGCGCCGCGGAACACGTCGAGCATCGCCTCGTTCTCGCGAAGGACCCAGGCGTAGAACCGGCGGACGCCGAGGGCCCGGGCGCGCCGCGCCAGATCCCAGAGCAGCAGCGTCGCGGCCCCCTGACCCTGACGGTCATCGGCCACGAGGAACGCGACCTCGGCGCGGCTGGGATCCGGCGGGTCGCGGACCGATTCGCCCTGGGCGATGACGATCCTCGGGGCCGCGTCCATCGTCTCCATCAGCAGCGAGACTCGACCGGCGACCGGTCGGGTGCCGAGGATGCGATCCACGACCTCGTCCGCGCGCACCGGGGCGAAGAAGCGCAGCTCGAGGGCGTCCCGGGAGAGCGCATGGACGAACGCCCCCAGCCGCTCCCGGTCGTCAGCCCGCACCGGCCGGATGCGGACGCGCGAGCCGTCGCGCAACCGGACGACGGTATCGGAGGACCCGCGCGCGAGCGGGCGGCGTTGGGGGCCGGGCGCCGGGGAGGGCACCGCGCCCGGGGGCGTGGCATCCGGCATGGTCGCATCTAGTCGAACCGGATCAGCGGCTTGATGATCCCGTCGCCCTTCGTTTCCATCAGCCGGAACGCGCGTTCGATCTCGTCGAAGCGGAAGCGGTGGGTCGTCATCGCCGACGGGTCGAGCCGTCGCAGCTCGAGCAGGCGCAATAGACGGCTCATGCGCTCGCGCCCGCCCGGACACAGCCCGGTGCGGATCGTCTGATCGCTCATCCCGACGCCCCAGTCGATCCGGGGGATGCGCACGAACTCGCCCTCGCCGTGGTACCCGACGTTCGAGATCGTACCGCCCGGACGCGTCACCCGGACGCAGTTCTCGAACGTCGCGGCCGCTCCGAGCGCCTCGATCGCCGCGTCGACGCCGGCGCCACCGGTCCGCGCGCGGATCTCGGCCACGGGGTCGACGCGCGCGAAGTCGATGACGTCGGTCGCCCCGAACCGGCGCGCGAGCTCCTGTCGCGCCGGGACCGTCTCGACCGCGAGGACCGCGCCGGCGCCGAGGAGCCGACTGCCCGCGATCGCCATCAGCCCGACGGGACCCGCGCCGAAGACCGCCACCGTGCCGCCGAGCGGGATCCGGGCGTGCTCGGCCGCCATGAAGCCGGTCGACATCATGTCGCAGGCGTAGACCGCCATCTCGTCCGGCACCCCGTCCGGGATCGGCGCGAGGTTCGCGACGGCCTGGTTCACGTGGAAGTACTCGGCGAGGGCCCCGTCCTTGACGTTCGCGAACTTCCAGCCGCCCAGCATCTGGGTGCACTGCGAGGGGAAGCCCCGCAGGCAGTTCTCGCAGACGTAGCACGGCGTGATCGCGTTGACCGCGACGCGCTGGCCCTCCCGGAAGCCGCGCACCTCCGCGCCCAGGCGATGGATCACGCCCACGGACTCGTGCCCGAGCGTCAGGTCGTGGCGCTCACCGATCGCGCCGTGGACCGTGTGGCAGTCGGACGTGCAGATGAGGGCCCGCGTGGTCCGCACGATCGCGTCGTTGGGACCCGGCTCCGGGACGGGCTTGTCGAGGGTGGCGACCTCGCCGATTCGGCGCATCACGAACGCGCGCATCGCTCTGAAGCAGCCGGAACCGACTAGAAGGGGCCGCCGTCAAGCCCGGTTGACCCAGGCGCGGGCCCGCCGCTGGGCCCGGCGGCCGGCTCACTGGGCCATGCGGGGATACAGTCTCGACTCGAGCAGCACGAGCGCCACCGTGGCCGCGAGGAGCACCGCGAAGTCGACCCCGATGGGGAACAGGGAGCTCGCCCCCGGGATCATCAGCGTGCGCACCGCGTCGACGAGATAGGTCAGCGGGTTGGCCAGCGCGATCGGTCGGAGCCAGCCCGGCATGATCGACAACGGGTAGATCGCGCTGCTCGCGAAGAACAGCGGCATGGTGAGCAACTGGCCGATCCCGAGGAAGCGCTCCTGCGTCTTGACCAGGCTCGCGATGATCATCGACAGGGTGGCGAACAGGCAGGCGCCCAGGACGACGGCGAACAGGACGCCCAGGATCGAGAGCGGGTCGAGGCTCGGTCGGACCCCGAGCGCGATCGCGAGCGCGTAGACGATCGTCGCCTGGGAGAGGCCCCGGACGCTCGCCGATAGCGCCTTGCCGGCTACCAGCGACACCCGGGAGGCCGGGCTCACGAGGAACTTGTAGGCGATCCCGAGCTCCCGCTCCCGGATCGATGCGATCCCGTAGAAGATCGCGATGAACAGGACGCTCTGGGAGAGGATGCCGGGCGCGAGGAACTGCAGGTAGGTGAGGTTCCCGGTCGGGATCACGTGGACCTGCGTGAACACTTCGCCGAAGACGAGCAGCCAGAGCGCGGGCTGCACGGCGCGCAGGAGCAGCTCCGACGGGTCGTGCCGGAGCTTGCGGACCTCGTAGTCCACGATCGCGAAGGTCCGGTCGAGATGGGCGGCGAGCGCGCTCCCGATCCCCGGAACCGCGGGCTCCGTCGCGCGCGCCATGTCACTCAAGTCGGATCGCGGTGCGCCGGGTCCGCTGGATCTCGCGGAAGCCCGCCCCCGAATCCATCTCCTCTCCGGCGAAGTGCGCGAACACGCTCTCGAGGCTCGCGTCGGGGGTCCCGAGATCGGCCTTGAGACCGGCCGGGGTGCCCGAGGCCACGACAACGCCCCGGTGCAGGATCGCGAGCCGGTCGCACAGACGCTCGGCCTCCTCCATGTAGTGGGTCGTGAGCACGATCGAGGTCGCGTGCTCGTCGCGCAGCCGCTCGATCTGGCCCCAGACCGCCTCTCGCGCGAGCGGGTCGAGCCCGACCGTCGGCTCGTCCAGGAAGAGGATCCGGGGCCGATGCAGCAACGCCTGGGCGATCTCGAGCCGCCGGATCATCCCGCCCGAGTAGTGCTTGACGGGGGTGTTCGCGAAGTCGCTCAACCCCATGAACTCGAGCGCCGCCCGGATCCGTTCCGCTCGTTCGGCGCGGGGAACCTGATACAGGCGAGCGAACACGCGCAGGTTGTCGTAGCCGCTGACCTGCGGGTCCGCGGAGATGAGCTGCGGGACGTAGCCGATGGCGGCCCGAACGCGGGCGGCGTCGCGCACGATGTCGAAGCCGGCGACCGTGGCGTGGCCGCTCGAGGGCGGGAGGAGAGTGGTGAGCATCTTGATCGTCGTGGTCTTTCCGGCGCCGTTGGGGCCCAGGATCCCGTAGGCCTCGGCCGCCTCCACCTCGAAGGAGACCCGATCGACGGCCGTGAAGCGGCCGAAACGACGGGTGAGCTCGCGTGCGACGAGGGTCGGCATACAGTGGGTGGCCGCGGCCGGCGCGGCCGGTTGGTGAGCGCGCAGCGCGCCGGGCTATTTGCCGATGGCGCGCCGACGGACGGCCGGCGCCCGGCGGGCGCTCACTCCGAGAGCGACTGGTCGGTCTCGCGCAGGCGGCGGGCGAGTTCCTTCGTGATCCCCTTGTAAACGCCGCGGTGGCTCTCAGCGAAGCCGGTGAATTCCCAGCGGGAGAGCACGCCGAACTTGGTGGCCTTCGTCGCGACGACGTCGGCGGACCGAGGCTGGTCGTCGAAGAGCGCCATCTCGCCGAAGAACTGACCCGGCCCGAGCCGGGCGAGCACGCGGTTGCCGCGCCGTACCTCGACCTCGCCGGAGAGGATGATGTAGAAGCCGATCCCGTCGTCGCCGCGCTTGATGACGGTGTGACCCGCGGCGGCATCGCGGACCAGCACCTCCTTGGCGAGCCCGCGCAGGTGCCGATCGGGTAGCTCCCCGAGGATCGACGCCCGCCCCAGTGCCTCCGCGATCGTGGCGATGGAAACGTCGCTCACGGGACCCGGCCGACCGAGCACCTGCCCAGATATAGACATCACCCCCCGAGCGACCGACCCACCCTCCTGGTCGGGCGCCCACGGCCCGACGCAGGCTCGCCGGTCTCCCCCGGGGGTGGCCGATCGAAGATAGTGGCACCAAAATTATTAGGGTACCATTTATATTCGGACTCGCCCTCTCCGGCTCGATGGAAGCCCTCCGCCTCCTGACCCGACGGCAGCTCGAGACCCTCCAGGTCGTTCGGAGCCGGGAGACCCAGGAGCGAGGCGCCTCGCTGAAGTCGATCGCCGCCGCCCTCCGTCTCACCGCTCCCTCCGCGCTGGGACACCTCACCCCGCTCGAGGCGCTCGGCCTCGTCGAGCGATATCGCGGAAAGAGCCGCCTGACCGAGAAGGGCCGTCGGACCCTCCTCGAGTACGCCCGCCACCACCGAGTGGCGGAGACGCTCTTCGGGCGTCTCGGGCTGTCCCCCGATGCGACCTGCGCCGCGGCCCACGAGATCGACCTGGCGCTCTCGCACCGGACCGTCGAGGAGCTCTGCCGGGCGCAGCGACACCCGACCGAGTGCCCGCACGGCGAGCCGATCACGCCGTGCCACGCGCCGGGCAGCGGACGGCCGGGCTAGCGCCGCGGAGCGGCGGGACCAGGGGCCATGCAGTGGACTCGCAAGTCGATCGTCATCGCGGTCGTGCTGGTCGCCGTCGTCGCGGGGACGGCCTACGCCGTCGCCACGAGCCGGGCTCCTCCCGACATGTGCCAGGGGGTCGCCCTCGGCATCCCGACGGAGGCCGCTTCGACCGGCTCGACGCCGGTCGCGGTTCTACCGGACAGGTCCGTGGACCCGGCGCCCGCTCATCCCCCACCCGCGGTCGCTCCGGCGGCCGACCGAGCTCCTGCGGCCCTCGCTCCGATCCCGGTGGTGGCCGCCGAGAACTTTTGGGGCAGCCTGGTCGCCCAGCTGGGCGGGAACGAGACGTCGGTGCTGAGCATCGTGACCGACCCGAACGCCGACCCCCATGAGTACGAGGCGAACACGTCCGACGCGCAGGCGATCGCCGACGCCCAGCTCGTCATCGTGAACGGCGTCGGCTACGACCAGTGGGCCCTGGATCTGATCGCGGCGGACGGCAACCCCGGACAGACCGTTCTCAACGTCGGCGAGCTGAACGGTGTCAACGTCACCGGCGGGATCGTGAGCGGCAACCCGCACATGTGGTACGACCCGGTCTACGTCAACCGTACCGTCGCGGCGATGTACGCCGATCTGGTCGAGATCCGACCGAGCGCGACCGCCTCCTTCGCGGCGAACTACGCGACGCTGAACGCCTCGCTCGCCTCGCTCTACGGGCAGGCGGCCCTCATCCGGGAGAGCTTCGCCGGGACCGTCGTCGCGTCGACCGAGAGCATCTTCGTCTACCTCGCGAACTATACCGATCTCGACCTCGTCAGCCCGCCCGCGTTCATGGAGGCGATCGCCGACGGGAGCGACCCGTCGGCCCAGAGCATCGTTCAGTTCGAGTGCCAGCTGCAGAGCGGGCT contains:
- a CDS encoding pirin family protein, yielding MPEPTRSITHRLPGQPTIEGAGVRLRRSFSNPEVPLFDPFLLLDRFGSSNPADYLAGFPWHPHRGIETVTYVLDGLVEHGDTLGNSGVIASGDVQWMNSGSGIIHQEMPQRTDGPMSGFQLWVNLPAREKMSVPAYRGLRAEEIPEVATDAGDRVKVVAGTFGRVEGPVRGIPVDPLYLDVRVPPGGEFELPTSPGYTVFSHTIDGAGTFAGADPAPVGAGETALFGPGGPVRVRASEAGHRFLLVSGRPLHEPVAWYGPIVMNTPAELRSAVRELETGEFVKHRRPILEE
- a CDS encoding DUF973 family protein; the protein is MAALGTCPYCGRPYPAGATFCPSCGAAVGAGAMGTAAPAGPPVAGAYAPMYPPTYAGAPATPPTLGPSDQEPLEKVALGAILAIVAAGLSIAVLLLGGLRSVSASGSGASIYGGSRGWIEVGVELLAVALVITYTLLYRSAFVRLALRDRRFSTPAKLTLLLLFGIVLLFGSFAWLLYLLVQTLNCAGGLAPGAIPASCVPGSLLLALGLLLIFAIIVIVGFVGLLVGIWRLGTRYQDDRFKVGAVLLIFPFINVVGAVLVLVAARRSQERLRSAPAGFPPG
- a CDS encoding response regulator, whose protein sequence is MRLLVVDDDAVFRDELAELLRDDGHSAVAVPSVAKALQALEHEEADVVLTDLKMPRQGGLELLREVRQRWPRTLVVVVTGFASVDTALDAMKHGAFDYVRKPFRLEQIRETLRLAAAEHEFEAPPEARRDPVREALALAESGRHDVLFFGEPAPRPGPHITVRPLEASEPFRLVGETEAFALEHPNAAVVLAGAEQLLAGHRLEEIVGILDRLRDTLAGHGPLRVGFDARRLLPAAAAAVGGAVAGDATHVTLDAVANPIRRRVLQRLADGPASFGDAMAAAGLDDSPKMSFHLRRLVEAGLVRHEAEHYRLSGRGEAAVRLLSDAAFLPPADDSANLAFADRSRGRPDDRP
- a CDS encoding ATP-binding protein — its product is MGSPDTRAPIGPGELEQLLTRVPVGIAVIVAPGTIGWANPAYFEVTGRRPETVGLDFHRLLEEEGTWSRPIGSAVDAALAGNASATFRSVRARYRHLPGGVYLDVDVRPLPSDDGGPARALLMIRDVTDRVEEHLRATLFYEAFRTSTNPMQLTDPSGVMIDVNPAFERVYGYARAECLGRKPNLVRSRHTPTEVYERMWRDLTDPARGYWAGEILNRDRWGRERPVLLSITAIRAPSGEVTHYLGVAVDLSEQRAWELRSAHADKLASVGQLAAGVAHEINTPLANVMLIAESLRRRSPELATRQRLDAMTEQIEAAARIVRGLLDFARRDEPKVADLDLGSVVRDAVDFLRGKQPADVALELELPPTPVEVAGDRGQLLQVVTNLFNNASDAMGGRGTIRIYLRAHGGRAELDVVDTGPGISAEAMPHLFEPFYTTKPEGEGTGLGLAICHGIVNAHHGSITARNVPGEGAGFLVSLPLRRGAAAAA
- a CDS encoding GNAT family N-acetyltransferase encodes the protein MPDATPPGAVPSPAPGPQRRPLARGSSDTVVRLRDGSRVRIRPVRADDRERLGAFVHALSRDALELRFFAPVRADEVVDRILGTRPVAGRVSLLMETMDAAPRIVIAQGESVRDPPDPSRAEVAFLVADDRQGQGAATLLLWDLARRARALGVRRFYAWVLRENEAMLDVFRGAGFPSDFVWNGTEGRVTLDVSRPPATDTAHRGPPPAWTRSLP
- a CDS encoding zinc-binding dehydrogenase, encoding MRAFVMRRIGEVATLDKPVPEPGPNDAIVRTTRALICTSDCHTVHGAIGERHDLTLGHESVGVIHRLGAEVRGFREGQRVAVNAITPCYVCENCLRGFPSQCTQMLGGWKFANVKDGALAEYFHVNQAVANLAPIPDGVPDEMAVYACDMMSTGFMAAEHARIPLGGTVAVFGAGPVGLMAIAGSRLLGAGAVLAVETVPARQELARRFGATDVIDFARVDPVAEIRARTGGAGVDAAIEALGAAATFENCVRVTRPGGTISNVGYHGEGEFVRIPRIDWGVGMSDQTIRTGLCPGGRERMSRLLRLLELRRLDPSAMTTHRFRFDEIERAFRLMETKGDGIIKPLIRFD
- a CDS encoding ABC transporter permease codes for the protein MARATEPAVPGIGSALAAHLDRTFAIVDYEVRKLRHDPSELLLRAVQPALWLLVFGEVFTQVHVIPTGNLTYLQFLAPGILSQSVLFIAIFYGIASIRERELGIAYKFLVSPASRVSLVAGKALSASVRGLSQATIVYALAIALGVRPSLDPLSILGVLFAVVLGACLFATLSMIIASLVKTQERFLGIGQLLTMPLFFASSAIYPLSIMPGWLRPIALANPLTYLVDAVRTLMIPGASSLFPIGVDFAVLLAATVALVLLESRLYPRMAQ
- a CDS encoding ATP-binding cassette domain-containing protein, which translates into the protein MPTLVARELTRRFGRFTAVDRVSFEVEAAEAYGILGPNGAGKTTTIKMLTTLLPPSSGHATVAGFDIVRDAARVRAAIGYVPQLISADPQVSGYDNLRVFARLYQVPRAERAERIRAALEFMGLSDFANTPVKHYSGGMIRRLEIAQALLHRPRILFLDEPTVGLDPLAREAVWGQIERLRDEHATSIVLTTHYMEEAERLCDRLAILHRGVVVASGTPAGLKADLGTPDASLESVFAHFAGEEMDSGAGFREIQRTRRTAIRLE
- a CDS encoding cyclic nucleotide-binding domain-containing protein, which translates into the protein MSDVSIATIAEALGRASILGELPDRHLRGLAKEVLVRDAAAGHTVIKRGDDGIGFYIILSGEVEVRRGNRVLARLGPGQFFGEMALFDDQPRSADVVATKATKFGVLSRWEFTGFAESHRGVYKGITKELARRLRETDQSLSE
- a CDS encoding metal-dependent transcriptional regulator gives rise to the protein MEALRLLTRRQLETLQVVRSRETQERGASLKSIAAALRLTAPSALGHLTPLEALGLVERYRGKSRLTEKGRRTLLEYARHHRVAETLFGRLGLSPDATCAAAHEIDLALSHRTVEELCRAQRHPTECPHGEPITPCHAPGSGRPG
- a CDS encoding zinc ABC transporter substrate-binding protein, giving the protein MQWTRKSIVIAVVLVAVVAGTAYAVATSRAPPDMCQGVALGIPTEAASTGSTPVAVLPDRSVDPAPAHPPPAVAPAADRAPAALAPIPVVAAENFWGSLVAQLGGNETSVLSIVTDPNADPHEYEANTSDAQAIADAQLVIVNGVGYDQWALDLIAADGNPGQTVLNVGELNGVNVTGGIVSGNPHMWYDPVYVNRTVAAMYADLVEIRPSATASFAANYATLNASLASLYGQAALIRESFAGTVVASTESIFVYLANYTDLDLVSPPAFMEAIADGSDPSAQSIVQFECQLQSGLVKVLVYNEQTVTPLTTNMKAIAAAHNVTVVGVTETIQPPNVSFESWMYGEYLDLENALDAEALGR